In the bacterium genome, one interval contains:
- a CDS encoding PBP1A family penicillin-binding protein: MAVTRTRRRRFLAVRRLLLGAIAVAGFVAVAVGVFVYRQFMETLPPIQAAVDYQPPTTTQIFAADGSLIGEFYSQKRYLVPLDRIPLYVRQAFISAEDDSFYEHRGVDANGILRAFVNNLVAGGKVQGGSTITQQVVKTVLLTPQKSYERKLKEMILSTRLEREVSKDDILALYLNHIYLGSGAYGVAAAADEYFGKDIGDVTLAEAALLAGLPQAPSRYSPYRHWPDAKARQRYVLNRMYEEGYIDRETRDAAIIEPIALSSRKGSFQAAPYFVEHIRRLLEEQYGRTVLYELGLRVKTTLDLRMQNEAEGALRRGIERLTAEHDSYHGAYRAMSHEERNTYLRLQTAAFRGMERPEAGFSYEALVSSVRGSSARVQVGPFAGDLVLPTSPTGKQAKLGLMDLVRARPIEEDDGGDGKLRFEYDASPLLEGALIAMEPGTGYVRALVGGYDFDRSHFNRAIQARRQPGSAFKPLVYAAALDRNFTPASVIVDEPISYKDNGRIWSPQNFDRKYYGPTSLREALTKSRNVVTVRLAERIGLNYLTGYLPRFGLPGPIPRNLSISLGTLEVTPLQLAVAYSTFANQGQRPVPIMISEITDAEGQVLARNEPDLTQVLPPTTAYQMTSMLQDVVRRGTGTAAQGLSQPTAGKTGTTNDLEDAWFVGYTPQLLAVVWIGFDNKRPLGPKSTGGHVSAPIWKDFMAAALKDVPEGQFPVPNGLKCVNIDPQTGTRAGAGGAPYLECFREGSEPQPGAVPAVPPVQMANDGGATRQPSTLEFMRKDY, translated from the coding sequence ATGGCGGTGACACGCACCCGGCGACGCCGGTTTCTCGCGGTGCGCCGCCTCCTGCTCGGCGCGATCGCGGTCGCCGGGTTCGTCGCGGTGGCGGTGGGGGTGTTCGTCTACCGGCAGTTCATGGAGACCCTGCCGCCGATCCAGGCGGCGGTCGACTACCAGCCGCCGACGACCACCCAGATCTTCGCCGCCGACGGGTCGCTGATCGGCGAGTTCTACTCGCAGAAGCGCTACCTCGTCCCGCTCGACCGCATCCCGCTCTACGTCCGTCAGGCCTTCATCTCGGCCGAGGACGATTCCTTCTACGAGCACCGCGGCGTCGACGCCAACGGCATCCTGCGCGCCTTCGTCAACAACCTCGTCGCCGGCGGCAAGGTGCAGGGCGGCAGCACCATCACCCAGCAGGTGGTGAAGACGGTGTTGCTGACGCCGCAGAAGAGCTACGAGCGCAAGCTGAAGGAGATGATCCTCTCGACCCGCCTCGAGCGCGAGGTGTCGAAGGACGACATCCTCGCCCTCTACCTGAACCACATCTACCTCGGCAGCGGCGCCTACGGCGTCGCCGCCGCCGCCGACGAGTACTTCGGCAAGGACATCGGCGACGTCACGCTGGCCGAGGCGGCGCTGCTCGCCGGCCTGCCGCAGGCGCCCAGCCGCTACTCCCCGTACCGCCACTGGCCGGACGCCAAGGCGCGCCAGCGCTACGTGCTCAACCGCATGTACGAGGAGGGCTACATCGATCGCGAGACGCGCGACGCGGCGATCATCGAGCCGATCGCGCTGTCGAGTCGCAAGGGCAGCTTCCAGGCCGCGCCGTACTTCGTCGAGCACATCCGCCGCCTGCTCGAGGAGCAATACGGGCGGACGGTGCTCTACGAGCTCGGGCTGCGGGTGAAGACGACGCTCGACCTGCGCATGCAGAACGAGGCGGAGGGCGCGCTGCGGCGCGGCATCGAGCGGCTGACCGCCGAGCACGACAGCTATCACGGCGCCTACCGCGCGATGTCGCACGAGGAGCGCAACACCTACCTGCGCCTGCAGACGGCGGCGTTCCGCGGCATGGAACGCCCGGAGGCGGGCTTCAGCTACGAGGCGCTGGTCTCCAGCGTGCGCGGCAGCAGCGCCCGGGTGCAGGTCGGACCGTTCGCCGGGGATCTCGTGCTGCCGACCTCGCCCACCGGCAAGCAGGCGAAGCTGGGGTTGATGGACCTCGTGCGCGCCCGGCCGATCGAGGAGGACGACGGCGGCGACGGCAAGCTGCGCTTCGAGTACGATGCGAGCCCGCTGCTCGAGGGCGCGTTGATCGCCATGGAGCCGGGCACCGGGTACGTGCGCGCCCTGGTGGGCGGCTACGATTTCGATCGCAGCCACTTCAACCGCGCCATCCAGGCGCGTCGGCAGCCGGGCTCGGCGTTCAAGCCGCTGGTCTACGCGGCGGCGCTCGATCGCAACTTCACCCCGGCGTCGGTGATCGTCGACGAGCCGATCTCCTACAAGGACAACGGCCGGATCTGGTCACCGCAGAACTTCGACCGGAAGTACTACGGGCCGACGTCGCTGCGCGAGGCGCTGACCAAGTCGCGCAACGTCGTCACCGTGCGCCTCGCCGAACGCATCGGGCTCAACTACCTCACCGGCTATCTGCCGCGTTTCGGCCTGCCGGGACCGATTCCGCGCAACTTGTCGATCTCCCTCGGCACGCTCGAGGTGACCCCGCTGCAGTTGGCGGTCGCCTACAGCACCTTCGCCAACCAGGGGCAGCGGCCCGTCCCGATCATGATCAGCGAGATCACCGACGCCGAGGGCCAGGTGTTGGCGCGCAACGAGCCGGACCTGACGCAGGTGCTGCCGCCGACCACCGCCTACCAGATGACCAGCATGCTGCAGGACGTGGTGCGCCGCGGCACCGGCACCGCGGCCCAGGGGCTGAGCCAACCGACGGCCGGCAAGACCGGCACCACCAACGATCTCGAGGACGCGTGGTTCGTCGGCTACACGCCGCAGTTGCTCGCCGTGGTCTGGATCGGCTTCGACAACAAGCGGCCGCTCGGCCCCAAGTCCACCGGCGGCCACGTCTCGGCGCCGATCTGGAAGGACTTCATGGCGGCCGCCCTGAAGGACGTCCCAGAGGGCCAGTTCCCGGTGCCGAACGGGCTGAAGTGCGTGAACATCGATCCGCAGACCGGCACCCGTGCCGGTGCCGGCGGCGCGCCGTACCTGGAGTGCTTCCGCGAGGGCAGCGAGCCGCAGCCGGGTGCCGTGCCGGCGGTGCCGCCGGTGCAGATGGCGAACGACGGCGGAGCCACCCGCCAACCGTCGACGCTCGAGTTCATGCGGAAGGACTACTGA
- a CDS encoding histidine phosphatase family protein, translating to MAIFLIRHGETALNAARVVQTPETPLSARGLAQADALARRLAGEGVTAILSSDLPRAVMTAEKIRQACGAPLTLDASLQERNFGDARGQPYSALGVDILSSTYEPPGGESWTAFRARVETAWTRIVAAHAATGGNLAVVTHGLVCHVLADRHLQLAAETPRGAWHNASLTVVDAAPPWTVRVLNCTRHLDQP from the coding sequence ATGGCGATCTTCCTCATCCGACACGGCGAGACGGCGCTGAACGCGGCGCGCGTCGTGCAGACGCCGGAGACGCCGTTGAGCGCGCGCGGGCTGGCGCAGGCCGACGCGCTGGCGCGGCGGCTGGCCGGCGAGGGCGTGACGGCCATCCTGTCGAGCGATCTGCCGCGCGCGGTGATGACGGCGGAGAAGATCCGCCAGGCCTGCGGCGCGCCGCTCACCCTCGATGCGAGCCTGCAGGAGCGGAACTTCGGCGACGCCCGCGGCCAGCCCTACAGCGCGCTGGGCGTGGACATCCTCTCCTCGACCTACGAGCCGCCGGGCGGCGAGTCGTGGACGGCGTTTCGCGCCCGGGTCGAGACCGCCTGGACGCGCATCGTCGCCGCGCACGCGGCGACCGGCGGCAACCTGGCGGTCGTCACCCACGGCCTCGTCTGCCACGTGCTCGCCGACCGTCACCTGCAGCTCGCCGCCGAGACGCCGCGCGGCGCCTGGCACAACGCCTCGTTGACCGTCGTCGACGCCGCGCCGCCGTGGACCGTCCGCGTGCTCAACTGCACGCGCCATCTCGATCAGCCCTGA
- the nth gene encoding endonuclease III, with the protein MTRADKARRISAILDQLYPEVPIPLDHRDAFTLLVAVVLSAQCTDARVNLVTPALFARAPTPRAMARLSVDEILGLIRSCGLAPSKAKNLKALAEQLVARHGGRVPQDFAALEALPGVGHKTASVVMSQAFGQPAFPVDTHIHRLAARWGLSNGSSVERTERDLTRLFPPAAWNRLHLQMIYFGRQHCPARGHDFSRCPICSWAASRARAQRERRRRAARAPQG; encoded by the coding sequence ATGACCCGCGCCGACAAGGCCCGACGCATCAGCGCCATCCTCGACCAGCTCTATCCGGAGGTGCCGATCCCGCTCGACCACCGGGACGCCTTCACCCTGCTGGTGGCGGTGGTGCTGTCGGCGCAGTGCACGGACGCCCGGGTCAATCTGGTCACGCCGGCGCTGTTCGCGCGGGCGCCGACGCCGCGCGCCATGGCGCGGCTGTCGGTGGACGAGATCCTCGGCCTGATCCGTTCCTGCGGCCTGGCGCCGTCGAAGGCGAAGAATCTGAAGGCCCTGGCGGAGCAACTGGTGGCGCGACACGGCGGCCGCGTGCCGCAGGATTTCGCCGCCCTCGAAGCGCTGCCGGGCGTCGGCCACAAGACCGCCAGCGTCGTGATGTCGCAGGCGTTCGGCCAGCCGGCGTTCCCGGTCGACACCCACATCCACCGCCTGGCGGCGCGCTGGGGGCTGTCGAACGGCAGCAGCGTCGAGCGCACCGAGCGCGACCTCACCCGTCTCTTCCCGCCCGCCGCGTGGAATCGCCTGCACCTGCAGATGATCTACTTCGGGCGCCAGCACTGTCCGGCGCGCGGCCACGACTTCTCCCGCTGCCCGATCTGCTCCTGGGCCGCCAGCCGGGCGCGCGCCCAGCGCGAGCGCCGGCGGCGCGCCGCCCGCGCCCCTCAGGGCTGA